A single Triticum dicoccoides isolate Atlit2015 ecotype Zavitan chromosome 2A, WEW_v2.0, whole genome shotgun sequence DNA region contains:
- the LOC119358171 gene encoding polygalacturonase inhibitor-like: MKILDIFLSYLIFSGPVPSFLSEITARGYLSLSSNKLTGPIPASLGDMPNLYFLDLGYNHLTGTIPPQLLRKGSYLYLSHNKLTGGVPAEFAAVNFWTIDLSYNGFQGEASFLLGANKPLLNLDLSHNAFSFNLSAVQLPEGLNSLELSHNEIYGEIPEMVVDMMLNYLNVSYNRLGGVVPAGGNMAWFDQSCFQHNKGLCGSPLPPCKQ; the protein is encoded by the exons ATGAAGATACTTGATATATTTCTCAG TTATTTAATATTCTCCGGCCCGGTGCCGTCGTTCCTGTCGGAGATCACGGCGCGCGGCTACCTCAGCCTCTCCTCCAACAAGCTCACGGGCCCAATCCCGGCGTCGCTCGGGGACATGCCCAACCTCTACTTCCTCGACCTCGGCTATAACCACCTCACGGGCACGATACCGCCTCAGCTCCTCAGGAAGGGCTCATACCTCTACCTCTCCCACAACAAGCTCACCGGCGGCGTCCCGGCCGAGTTCGCCGCTGTGAATTTCTGGACCATCGACCTGTCGTATAACGGGTTCCAGGGCGAAGCCTCGTTCCTGTTGGGCGCGAACAAGCCGCTGCTGAACCTGGACCTGTCGCACAATGCGTTCAGCTTCAACCTCTCCGCCGTGCAGCTGCCCGAGGGCCTCAACAGCTTGGAGCTGAGCCACAACGAGATCTACGGCGAAATCCCGGAAATGGTGGTCGACATGATGCTGAATTATTTGAACGTGAGTTACAATCGCctcggcggcgtggtgcccgccggtgGCAACATGGCCTGGTTTGACCAGTCCTGCTTCCAGCACAACAAGGGGCTGTGTGGAAGTCCGCTTCCGCCCTGCAAGCAGTGA
- the LOC119352024 gene encoding polygalacturonase inhibitor-like, whose amino-acid sequence MGASSLMEHCDTLVVVVLLAAAAAARANNECHPGNKAALLAIKSAFGNASYFNSWTPATPCCEWANVSCDGSASPYTTRRIVGVSLVNDASLAGPLPSAAIARLTALQQLVLNYMPGVNGTIPRYLTRLKATLSFLDIISMGISGPVSLFLSEITALSYLSLSFNKLTGPIPASLGDMPNLYFLDLGYNRLTGTIPPQLLRKGSYVYLSHNKLTGSVPAEFAPVNFWTIDLSYNGFKGDASFLLGANKPLLNLDLSHNAFSFNLSAVQLPEGLNSLELSHNWHISFNIDIYGDIPEMVVDMMLNYLNVSYKPQRRGARRWQHGLV is encoded by the exons ATGGGCGCCTCATCACTCATGGAGCACTGCGACACCCTGGTCGTCGTGGTGCTCCTCGCCGCAGCCGCAGCGGCACGGGCGAATAACGAGTGCCACCCCGGCAACAAGGCGGCGCTGTTGGCCATCAAATCCGCCTTCGGCAACGCCTCCTACTTCAACTCATGGACGCCCGCCACCCCGTGCTGCGAGTGGGCCAACGTCTCCTGCGACGGCTCCGCCTCCCCCTACACCACGCGCCGCATCGTCGGCGTGTCCTTGGTGAACGACGCCAGCCTCGCCGGCCCGTTGCCCAGCGCCGCCATCGCCCGGCTCACCGCGCTGCAGCAGCTCGTGCTGAACTACATGCCCGGCGTGAATGGCACCATCCCGCGCTACCTCACCCGCCTCAAAGCCACCCTCAGCTTCCTCGACATCATCTCCATGGGCATCTCCGGCCCGGTGTCGTTGTTCCTGTCCGAGATCACGGCGCTCAGCTACCTCAGCCTCTCCTTCAACAAGCTCACGGGCCCAATCCCGGCGTCGCTCGGGGACATGCCCAACCTCTACTTCCTCGACCTCGGCTATAACCGCCTCACGGGCACGATACCGCCTCAGCTCCTCAGGAAGGGCTCATACGTCTACCTCTCCCACAACAAGCTCACCGGCAGCGTCCCGGCCGAGTTCGCCCCCGTGAATTTCTGGACCATCGACCTGTCGTATAACGGGTTCAAGGGCGACGCCTCGTTCCTGTTGGGCGCGAACAAGCCCCTGCTGAACCTGGACCTGTCGCACAATGCCTTCAGCTTCAACCTGTCCGCCGTGCAGCTGCCCGAGGGCCTCAACAGCTTGGAGCTGAGCcacaact ggcatatttccttcaacatcgaCATCTACGGCGACATCCCAGAGATGGTGGTGGACATGATGCTGAATTATTTGAACGTGAGCTATAAGCCtcagcggcgtggtgcccgccggtgGCAACATGGCCTGGTTTGA